In Paraburkholderia acidisoli, one DNA window encodes the following:
- a CDS encoding DUF4148 domain-containing protein, which yields MSVPVDSAFAQDGASTPAAVSADSASTTPAKQRAAERANRRAERKAARKARRAKKNAELQSIEKNDAQSHKSGTVAPQSAFSGQYKNGAPASALAPASAP from the coding sequence ATGAGCGTGCCTGTCGATAGCGCCTTTGCCCAGGATGGCGCGAGCACACCGGCGGCCGTAAGCGCCGATAGCGCCTCGACCACGCCCGCGAAGCAGCGCGCCGCCGAACGCGCCAACCGGCGCGCGGAACGCAAGGCCGCACGCAAGGCGCGTCGCGCGAAAAAGAACGCCGAGCTGCAAAGTATCGAAAAGAACGACGCGCAAAGCCACAAGAGCGGCACGGTCGCGCCGCAAAGCGCGTTCAGCGGACAATACAAGAATGGCGCGCCCGCCTCGGCTCTCGCTCCGGCTTCCGCGCCTTGA
- a CDS encoding nuclear transport factor 2 family protein, whose amino-acid sequence MTESLEATTIDTELAALRQRLDVLEAHEALRTLVARYAAAADRRNDPVMMSAIYTDDIVWSAEGFGTYEGKETVTSYVAKLAQESIVWTVHYMVSPTFTLSADTRSAECHWYLFEMAQIHTDGAPLSHWIAADYVARAVRAEDGWRFSRVELRPMLISPYREGWTLSPHANAPSR is encoded by the coding sequence ATGACCGAATCACTCGAAGCCACGACGATCGACACCGAACTCGCCGCGTTACGCCAACGGCTGGACGTGCTGGAAGCCCACGAGGCACTTCGCACGCTGGTCGCGCGCTACGCGGCCGCGGCCGACCGGCGCAACGATCCCGTGATGATGTCGGCGATCTACACCGACGATATTGTTTGGAGCGCGGAAGGATTCGGCACGTACGAAGGCAAGGAAACGGTCACGTCGTATGTGGCGAAGCTCGCGCAGGAGAGCATCGTCTGGACCGTGCATTACATGGTGAGTCCGACCTTCACGCTCTCGGCGGACACGCGCAGCGCCGAATGTCATTGGTATCTGTTCGAAATGGCGCAGATTCACACCGACGGCGCGCCGCTCTCCCACTGGATCGCCGCCGACTACGTGGCGCGCGCGGTGCGGGCCGAAGACGGCTGGCGCTTTTCGCGGGTTGAATTGCGGCCGATGCTCATCAGTCCGTATCGGGAAGGCTGGACGCTTTCGCCGCACGCGAACGCGCCCTCTCGTTAG
- a CDS encoding LLM class flavin-dependent oxidoreductase encodes MRRILQTKDFILGTFATNCSGGMSVTKVAERWDNSWDNNEKLAVMLDEAGIDFMLPIARWIGYGGETDFHGDVLETMTWAAGLLAKTRDLTVFATIHTAANHPVVVAKQIATLDQIGKGRAGLNIVAGWNRPEYEALGLPLATGHDKRYAYAQEWFDVVQKLWTHEGAFDWQGENFQLKNVYGKPHPWQGSRPPILNAAGSGEGRDFAIGNANFLFTPAIDLERSRTEVAELRQKAEKAGKHVNVLTFSHVVCRPNEAEARQYLEYFGQQNADWQAVDNLVALQFANARSFPHDLLALIRDRMAAGHGGFPLVGTPEQVAAGIISLAEAGFKGTTLSFVDYVAEFPYFRDTVLPIIEAHGLRSPREHRHAA; translated from the coding sequence ATGAGACGAATTCTACAAACCAAAGACTTCATTCTCGGCACGTTCGCAACGAACTGCTCGGGTGGCATGTCGGTGACGAAAGTCGCCGAGCGTTGGGACAATTCGTGGGACAACAACGAGAAGCTGGCGGTCATGCTCGACGAGGCGGGCATCGACTTCATGCTGCCCATCGCGCGCTGGATTGGGTACGGCGGGGAAACCGACTTTCACGGCGACGTGCTCGAAACCATGACGTGGGCGGCCGGCCTGCTCGCGAAAACGCGCGACCTTACTGTGTTCGCGACGATCCACACGGCGGCCAATCATCCCGTGGTGGTCGCGAAGCAGATCGCCACGCTCGACCAGATCGGCAAGGGCCGCGCGGGACTGAATATCGTCGCGGGCTGGAATCGTCCCGAGTACGAGGCGCTGGGCTTGCCGCTCGCAACAGGCCACGACAAGCGCTATGCGTACGCTCAGGAATGGTTCGACGTGGTGCAGAAGCTCTGGACTCACGAAGGCGCGTTCGACTGGCAAGGCGAGAATTTTCAGCTGAAGAATGTCTATGGCAAGCCGCATCCGTGGCAAGGCTCGCGGCCGCCCATTCTCAACGCGGCGGGCTCGGGCGAAGGACGCGACTTCGCCATTGGCAATGCGAATTTTCTGTTCACGCCCGCGATCGATCTCGAACGCTCGCGCACCGAGGTCGCGGAACTCAGGCAGAAGGCCGAAAAGGCCGGCAAGCACGTGAACGTGCTGACGTTCTCGCACGTGGTGTGCCGCCCGAACGAGGCGGAAGCGCGCCAGTATCTGGAATACTTCGGACAACAAAACGCCGACTGGCAGGCGGTGGACAATCTTGTTGCGTTGCAGTTCGCCAATGCGCGCTCGTTTCCGCACGACCTGCTCGCGCTGATACGCGACCGCATGGCGGCGGGGCACGGCGGTTTCCCGCTCGTCGGCACGCCGGAGCAGGTGGCGGCGGGCATCATCTCGCTCGCCGAGGCGGGCTTCAAGGGCACCACGCTGTCGTTCGTCGATTACGTGGCGGAGTTTCCGTACTTCCGCGATACCGTACTGCCTATTATCGAGGCGCATGGATTGCGCAGTCCGCGCGAGCATCGTCATGCAGCGTGA
- a CDS encoding 2Fe-2S iron-sulfur cluster-binding protein — translation MPTITVSGTSLSFEAAPGDTVLQAALRAGVPWPYECSVGSCGTCRFTIDAGEARVLRDDPPGLSAMDKRKNRKLACQCVAAGDLSVSAKIGVDGASVPIVPRRAPAVFVGARAVTHDMTEYRFRTASAAQFLPGQYALLTLPGLGEARAYSMSNVANEQGEWTFVIRNVPNGLGSRALGTLETGATIALDGPYGGAWLRHDVPREIVCIAGGSGLAPMLSIARAASATDHRLHFYYGARTAADACSRAFVAELDGFDARMRCVEAISIESERDPDAAAWQGETGLIHDVVARDLAGPFDAYEFYVSGPPPMISAVLNLLAMERGVPTSQIHFDRFF, via the coding sequence ATGCCCACCATCACCGTGAGCGGCACCTCGCTCAGCTTCGAAGCGGCGCCCGGCGATACCGTGCTGCAAGCGGCCCTGCGTGCGGGCGTGCCCTGGCCTTACGAATGTTCGGTAGGTTCGTGCGGCACGTGCCGCTTCACGATCGACGCGGGCGAGGCGCGCGTGCTGCGCGACGATCCTCCCGGTCTTTCGGCCATGGACAAGCGCAAGAACCGCAAACTCGCGTGCCAGTGCGTGGCCGCCGGCGATCTCAGCGTGAGCGCGAAAATCGGTGTGGACGGCGCCAGCGTGCCCATCGTGCCGCGGCGTGCGCCGGCCGTGTTCGTGGGCGCGCGCGCCGTCACGCACGACATGACCGAGTATCGCTTTCGCACTGCGAGCGCGGCGCAGTTTCTGCCGGGGCAATACGCGTTGCTCACGTTGCCGGGCCTTGGCGAAGCGCGCGCCTATTCGATGTCGAATGTCGCGAACGAGCAGGGCGAGTGGACCTTCGTGATTCGCAACGTGCCGAACGGTCTCGGGTCGCGTGCGCTCGGCACGCTCGAAACCGGCGCGACGATCGCACTCGATGGCCCCTATGGCGGCGCGTGGCTGCGCCACGACGTGCCGCGCGAAATCGTCTGCATTGCGGGCGGTTCGGGGCTCGCGCCAATGCTCTCCATTGCGCGCGCGGCCTCGGCCACCGACCATCGCCTGCACTTCTACTACGGCGCGCGCACGGCCGCCGACGCGTGCAGCCGCGCGTTCGTCGCGGAACTCGACGGCTTCGACGCACGCATGCGCTGCGTCGAAGCGATCTCGATCGAAAGCGAGCGTGACCCCGACGCCGCCGCGTGGCAAGGCGAAACCGGCCTGATACACGACGTGGTGGCGCGCGATCTCGCGGGACCGTTCGACGCCTATGAGTTCTACGTCTCGGGGCCGCCGCCGATGATCTCGGCCGTGCTCAATCTGCTCGCCATGGAGCGCGGCGTGCCGACGTCGCAGATTCACTTCGACCGCTTCTTCTAA
- a CDS encoding non-heme iron oxygenase ferredoxin subunit, translated as MKTSELIAAGETYLCEVADVPEGGAKRVELAGRPPIGVFNLDGALHAIDDTCSHGNASLCDGEIDTEDGIVACPYHEGCFDIRTGAAVSAPCILPVRVWPISIVDGKVYLDEESR; from the coding sequence ATGAAGACTAGCGAACTGATCGCCGCTGGCGAGACGTACCTGTGCGAAGTGGCCGATGTGCCCGAAGGCGGCGCGAAGCGCGTCGAACTCGCAGGCCGCCCGCCGATCGGCGTGTTCAATCTCGACGGCGCGCTGCACGCCATCGACGACACCTGTTCGCATGGCAACGCCTCGCTCTGCGATGGCGAGATCGACACCGAAGACGGCATCGTCGCGTGCCCGTATCATGAAGGCTGCTTCGACATTCGCACCGGCGCGGCCGTGAGCGCGCCGTGCATTCTGCCGGTGCGCGTCTGGCCGATTTCGATCGTCGACGGCAAGGTCTATCTCGACGAGGAGTCGCGCTGA
- a CDS encoding PAS domain S-box protein, with protein sequence MPVQLDYREVFRYANDAMILHAADTGEILEANDAACRLYGRSAEELRAMPVGALSVNTDKYCHEVAIRYIHIAARTGRLFTFEWVIRRSDGVELTVEGNLKRMVGGARPMVLAITRDISERKLAELRLKERSRYFSELLRNSSDGVALIAGNGVIEYVGESLVGILGVPARVAHGVNVFNYMHPDDARRMSTVLAKARRRSVATGTFTYRIRHRDGTWRHHEAVFKNLLHDPVFRAVLVNFRDVTIRVRHEEQMREREQQLNHYARLSIAGETAAALAHELNQPLCAAVNFFAGCRRRINTGNAAPAEISAALDLAQQELERAGRIIQSVRQFTANHETSRKVHSLCSVLNGISSFLEIRARQDAVDIRIDAQEDALVECDEILIQQVISNLVVNGIESMDDVPEHARRLAISTNLVGKQIEIAVEDNGAGFPAENLESLPASFFTTKKNGVGLGLSLCRAIVESHGSTLQVARAAPGGTRFSFALSVIA encoded by the coding sequence ATGCCCGTGCAACTCGACTATCGCGAAGTGTTCCGCTACGCCAACGACGCGATGATCCTGCACGCCGCCGACACGGGCGAAATACTCGAGGCCAACGACGCCGCATGCCGCCTTTACGGCCGCAGCGCGGAGGAATTGCGCGCGATGCCCGTGGGCGCGCTTTCCGTGAACACCGACAAGTATTGCCATGAAGTGGCGATCCGCTATATCCACATCGCGGCGCGCACGGGGCGTCTCTTCACGTTCGAGTGGGTGATCCGGCGCAGCGACGGCGTGGAATTGACCGTGGAAGGCAACTTGAAGCGCATGGTGGGCGGCGCGCGGCCAATGGTGCTGGCGATCACCCGCGACATTTCCGAACGCAAGCTCGCCGAATTGCGTTTGAAAGAACGCAGCCGCTATTTCAGTGAGTTGCTGCGTAATTCTTCCGACGGCGTGGCGCTGATCGCGGGCAACGGCGTGATCGAGTACGTGGGCGAATCGCTCGTGGGCATACTCGGCGTGCCGGCGCGCGTGGCGCACGGCGTGAATGTCTTCAACTACATGCACCCCGACGACGCGCGCCGCATGTCCACGGTGCTCGCCAAGGCGCGCCGCCGCAGCGTGGCCACGGGCACGTTCACGTATCGCATTCGCCATCGCGACGGTACGTGGCGGCATCACGAAGCCGTGTTCAAGAACTTGCTGCATGACCCCGTGTTCCGCGCGGTGCTGGTGAATTTCCGCGACGTGACGATCCGCGTGCGTCACGAAGAACAGATGCGCGAGCGCGAGCAGCAGCTCAATCACTATGCGCGTTTGTCGATTGCGGGCGAAACGGCCGCGGCGCTCGCGCACGAACTCAATCAGCCGCTGTGCGCCGCGGTGAATTTTTTCGCGGGTTGCCGCCGCCGCATCAACACGGGCAACGCCGCGCCCGCCGAGATCAGCGCGGCGCTCGATCTCGCGCAGCAGGAACTGGAACGTGCGGGCCGCATCATTCAATCGGTGCGGCAGTTCACGGCCAATCACGAAACGTCGCGCAAGGTGCATTCGCTCTGCAGCGTGCTCAACGGCATTTCGAGTTTTCTCGAGATTCGCGCGCGCCAGGACGCCGTGGATATTCGCATCGACGCCCAGGAAGACGCTTTGGTCGAATGCGACGAGATCCTGATTCAGCAGGTCATCAGCAATCTGGTGGTGAACGGCATCGAGTCGATGGACGATGTGCCCGAGCATGCGCGGCGGCTCGCCATCTCGACGAATCTCGTCGGCAAGCAGATCGAAATCGCGGTGGAGGACAACGGCGCGGGCTTTCCCGCCGAGAACCTGGAGTCGTTGCCCGCCTCGTTCTTCACGACGAAAAAGAATGGCGTGGGATTGGGCTTGTCGCTGTGCCGCGCGATCGTGGAATCGCACGGCAGCACGCTGCAGGTCGCGCGCGCCGCGCCGGGCGGCACACGCTTTTCGTTCGCGCTTTCCGTGATTGCGTGA
- a CDS encoding flavin reductase family protein — MDCAVRASIVMQREARNAIEDAAALSCNFVKAMRGFAGAVCVVTVADGEQRSGFTATSVSSFSAQPPMVVASMKATSSSAALLERTRRFGVNLLRADQRAIAERFTGFRGEEGEARYGDDEWVHISTQGAPLLVESAVAMDCEVDELIVRHGHLLVIGRVRAVLRDESVPRPLVYWQGRYTAPSHGSER, encoded by the coding sequence ATGGATTGCGCAGTCCGCGCGAGCATCGTCATGCAGCGTGAAGCGAGGAACGCCATCGAGGACGCGGCCGCGCTGAGCTGCAACTTCGTCAAGGCGATGCGCGGCTTTGCGGGCGCGGTGTGCGTCGTGACCGTTGCCGACGGCGAGCAACGCAGCGGCTTCACGGCCACGTCGGTGTCGTCGTTTTCGGCACAGCCGCCCATGGTGGTGGCCTCGATGAAGGCCACGAGTTCGTCGGCGGCGCTGCTCGAACGCACGCGGCGCTTCGGCGTGAATCTGCTGAGAGCCGATCAACGCGCGATCGCCGAGCGCTTCACGGGCTTTCGCGGCGAGGAAGGCGAGGCGCGTTACGGCGACGACGAATGGGTGCACATTTCCACGCAAGGGGCGCCGCTTCTCGTGGAAAGCGCCGTGGCGATGGACTGCGAGGTGGACGAACTCATCGTGCGCCACGGCCATTTACTTGTGATCGGGCGCGTGCGCGCCGTGTTGCGCGACGAATCGGTGCCGCGCCCACTCGTGTACTGGCAGGGGCGCTATACGGCACCGTCACACGGTTCGGAGCGCTAA
- a CDS encoding aromatic ring-hydroxylating oxygenase subunit alpha, whose product MKDDIRPLRWASKYPELGMDPLPTSPCVDPAYFELEREKVFMKTWLKVGRVEEIGNPGDYKVKKIAVAKTSVILIHGKDGKIRGFHNTCSHRGNKVVVETGEETFGRSKAAVVSCRFHGWVYDARGALVEVPEAERFAPCFARDDHGLAPVHTEVWEGFIFVNFDSGTPAPLADYLGEFAEHFAGFPFNEMTRTFSYHTTLNCNWKIALDAFAEAYHVPTIHAGSFPGAFTTGLADVKLMGDHRTAGVCLTRTANLLPVARMSAERTIASTVFTHGASALPPMVNPSRREDFAFELSVCFPNILVHVAEGTWFTHQFWPLSHDRTLWEGKYYVREPKTNSERWAIEYAQCLQRNAWLEDTGTMEDTHEALASGSKKYMVLQDEEILVRHGYHVLDQYIES is encoded by the coding sequence ATGAAAGACGACATTCGCCCGCTGCGCTGGGCCAGCAAATATCCCGAACTCGGCATGGACCCGCTGCCGACCTCGCCTTGCGTCGACCCCGCGTATTTCGAACTCGAACGCGAAAAAGTGTTCATGAAAACGTGGCTCAAGGTGGGCCGCGTGGAAGAGATCGGCAATCCCGGCGACTACAAGGTGAAGAAGATCGCCGTGGCGAAAACCTCGGTCATTCTCATTCACGGCAAGGACGGCAAGATTCGCGGCTTTCACAATACCTGCTCGCATCGCGGCAATAAAGTGGTGGTGGAAACCGGCGAGGAAACCTTCGGCCGCAGCAAGGCCGCCGTGGTGTCATGCCGCTTTCACGGCTGGGTTTACGACGCGCGCGGCGCGCTCGTGGAAGTGCCCGAGGCCGAGCGTTTCGCGCCCTGCTTCGCGCGCGACGACCATGGCCTCGCGCCCGTGCACACGGAAGTGTGGGAAGGCTTTATCTTCGTGAATTTCGACAGCGGCACCCCGGCGCCGCTCGCCGATTATCTGGGCGAATTCGCGGAACATTTCGCGGGCTTTCCGTTCAACGAAATGACGCGCACGTTCTCGTACCACACCACGCTCAACTGCAACTGGAAGATCGCGCTCGACGCCTTCGCCGAGGCGTATCACGTGCCCACCATCCACGCGGGCTCGTTCCCCGGCGCATTCACGACCGGTCTCGCCGACGTCAAGCTGATGGGCGATCACCGCACCGCGGGCGTATGCCTCACGCGCACGGCCAATCTGTTGCCGGTGGCTCGCATGTCGGCGGAACGCACGATTGCTTCCACCGTGTTCACGCACGGCGCCTCCGCGCTCCCTCCCATGGTGAATCCGTCGCGCCGCGAGGACTTCGCGTTCGAGCTTTCGGTGTGCTTCCCGAACATTCTGGTGCACGTAGCCGAAGGCACCTGGTTCACGCACCAGTTCTGGCCGCTTTCGCACGATCGCACGCTGTGGGAAGGCAAATACTACGTGCGCGAGCCCAAGACCAACAGCGAGCGCTGGGCGATCGAGTACGCGCAATGCCTGCAACGCAATGCGTGGCTCGAAGACACGGGCACGATGGAAGACACGCATGAAGCGCTGGCCTCCGGCTCGAAGAAGTACATGGTGCTGCAAGACGAGGAAATTCTCGTGCGCCACGGCTATCACGTGCTCGATCAATACATCGAATCCTGA
- a CDS encoding aldehyde dehydrogenase family protein, translated as MNLSAGSDFSRLGEASRAFLTASHALRIDGEARDGTGGWLDIVDPSSNEVVARVPDATPADVDAAVAAARRALTDPAWRNLRPAQRADAMLNLALLIETHGRELAELETINSGRLIANTQLFDVEFSAHVLRYMSGWATRLDGRTVDISAPYLPDGEFFSFTTREPIGVVAGIVPWNVPLCQAVWKLAPALAAGCTVVLKPAEQTPLTALRLADLALEAGFPPGVVNVVTGTGAVAGAALAAHPDVARISFTGSTAVGRKIAQQAAGSFRQYNLELGGKSPVIVMDDADLDAAIPGAALAIFGNHGQNCCAGSRLYVHERVFDRVLDGVCSIAASLRLGPGLDPASQMGPLVSRAQQRRVLAYIDDGRAAGARVLTGGGAPDSAGCYVQPTVLANVDESMRVVREEIFGPVLVAMPFRDEAEALARANRNDYGLGASIWTRDVSRVHRFVKGLNVGNVWVNVHNVLDVALPFGGVKDSGVGHDLGEESVLAHTRIKSAVIRL; from the coding sequence TTGAACCTATCCGCAGGCAGCGATTTTTCCCGGCTCGGCGAAGCGAGCCGCGCATTTCTGACCGCATCGCACGCGTTGCGCATCGACGGCGAAGCGCGTGACGGCACGGGCGGCTGGCTCGATATCGTCGATCCGAGCAGCAACGAGGTGGTCGCGCGCGTACCCGATGCCACGCCCGCCGACGTGGACGCCGCCGTGGCGGCGGCGCGCCGTGCGCTCACCGACCCGGCATGGCGCAACCTGCGGCCCGCGCAACGCGCCGACGCCATGCTCAATCTCGCGTTGCTGATCGAAACGCATGGCCGCGAACTCGCCGAGCTGGAAACGATCAACAGCGGCCGCCTGATCGCGAACACGCAGTTATTCGACGTGGAATTTTCGGCCCACGTGTTGCGCTACATGTCGGGCTGGGCCACGCGGCTCGACGGCCGCACCGTCGACATTTCCGCGCCCTATCTGCCCGACGGCGAGTTCTTCTCGTTCACCACGCGCGAACCCATTGGCGTGGTCGCGGGCATCGTGCCGTGGAACGTGCCGCTGTGCCAGGCCGTGTGGAAACTGGCTCCCGCGCTCGCGGCGGGCTGCACGGTGGTGCTCAAGCCCGCGGAGCAAACGCCGCTCACCGCGCTGCGTCTCGCCGATCTCGCGCTCGAAGCGGGTTTCCCGCCGGGCGTCGTGAACGTGGTGACGGGCACGGGCGCGGTGGCCGGCGCGGCGCTCGCGGCGCACCCTGATGTCGCGCGCATTTCGTTCACGGGCTCGACCGCGGTGGGCCGCAAGATCGCGCAGCAAGCCGCGGGCAGCTTTCGCCAGTACAACCTCGAACTCGGTGGCAAGTCCCCCGTGATCGTGATGGACGACGCCGATCTCGACGCCGCGATTCCGGGCGCGGCCTTGGCCATCTTCGGCAATCACGGCCAGAACTGCTGCGCCGGGTCGCGTCTCTACGTGCACGAGCGCGTGTTCGACCGCGTGCTCGACGGCGTGTGCTCCATTGCCGCGTCGCTCAGGCTCGGTCCCGGCCTCGATCCCGCGAGCCAGATGGGGCCGCTCGTGAGCCGCGCGCAGCAGCGCCGCGTGCTTGCGTATATCGACGACGGCCGCGCGGCTGGCGCGCGCGTGCTCACCGGCGGCGGCGCGCCCGACAGCGCGGGCTGCTACGTGCAGCCGACCGTGCTCGCGAACGTCGACGAAAGCATGCGCGTGGTGCGCGAGGAGATCTTCGGCCCGGTGCTCGTGGCCATGCCGTTTCGCGACGAAGCCGAAGCGCTCGCGCGCGCGAACCGCAACGACTACGGTCTCGGCGCGAGCATCTGGACGCGCGACGTCTCTCGCGTGCATCGTTTCGTAAAAGGGCTGAACGTGGGCAACGTGTGGGTCAACGTGCACAACGTGCTCGACGTCGCGCTGCCGTTCGGCGGCGTGAAGGACTCGGGCGTGGGCCACGATCTCGGCGAGGAATCGGTGCTCGCGCATACGCGCATCAAGTCCGCGGTGATCCGCCTATGA
- a CDS encoding acetamidase/formamidase family protein — METMLDTPASALATSAASRVEVDHYTRGTIGPSTPMAGPLADGGTIVAGTPPGCWGPMITPRFEGGHECSQPVYVAGAQVGDAVALRIKRCEPTSLATSSGVMSFVEGRYTGDPFVAKKCSACGTEAPLSHLDGVGEEAVRCDVCGSEVNAFRFSNGYVIVLDKANKVSLTVDASIAQTLGRIPNEHALIPPNSEQHSILALARADIAGLAAHMQPFLGNIGTMPAADMPDSHNAGDFGGFLVDAPHRFAMSAETLQAAKTDGHMDTNTVREGAILVCPVKVDGAGVYMGDMHAQQGNGEIAGHATDISGIVEVQVNVLKHLPIDGPILFQRPDDLPPMARPLTREQRAHVEALAAKYGQKTIEANAPITFIGSGPTLNDATKVGLQRAADVTGLPYDEILNRATIAGSIEISRLPGVVRVTFMCPLAVLDRIGLGQIAREQYGIDQ, encoded by the coding sequence ATGGAAACGATGCTCGACACGCCCGCGTCCGCGCTCGCGACTTCGGCGGCCTCGCGCGTGGAAGTGGACCACTACACGCGCGGCACGATCGGCCCGTCCACGCCGATGGCGGGTCCGCTCGCCGACGGCGGCACGATCGTCGCGGGCACGCCGCCTGGCTGCTGGGGCCCGATGATCACGCCGCGCTTCGAAGGCGGCCACGAGTGCTCGCAGCCCGTGTACGTGGCAGGCGCGCAAGTGGGCGATGCCGTGGCGCTGCGCATCAAACGCTGCGAACCGACCTCGCTGGCCACTTCATCCGGCGTGATGAGCTTCGTGGAAGGCCGCTACACCGGCGACCCGTTCGTCGCCAAGAAATGCTCCGCATGCGGGACGGAAGCCCCGTTGAGCCATCTGGACGGCGTGGGCGAAGAAGCCGTGCGCTGCGACGTGTGCGGCAGCGAAGTGAACGCGTTCCGCTTCAGTAACGGCTATGTGATCGTGCTCGACAAGGCCAACAAGGTTTCGTTGACGGTGGACGCGTCCATCGCGCAAACGCTCGGCCGCATTCCCAACGAGCACGCGTTGATTCCGCCGAACTCCGAGCAGCATTCGATTCTCGCGCTCGCACGCGCCGACATCGCCGGACTCGCCGCGCACATGCAGCCGTTCCTCGGCAACATCGGCACGATGCCCGCCGCCGACATGCCCGACTCGCACAACGCGGGCGACTTCGGCGGCTTTCTGGTGGACGCGCCGCACCGCTTTGCGATGAGCGCCGAAACCTTGCAAGCCGCCAAGACCGACGGCCACATGGACACCAACACGGTGCGCGAAGGCGCCATTCTCGTGTGCCCCGTGAAGGTGGACGGCGCGGGCGTGTACATGGGCGACATGCACGCGCAGCAAGGCAACGGCGAGATTGCCGGCCACGCCACCGACATTTCCGGCATCGTGGAAGTGCAGGTGAACGTGCTCAAGCACTTGCCGATCGACGGGCCGATCCTGTTCCAGCGCCCCGACGACCTGCCGCCGATGGCGCGCCCCCTCACGCGCGAGCAACGCGCGCACGTGGAAGCGCTCGCGGCCAAATACGGCCAGAAGACCATCGAGGCCAACGCGCCCATCACCTTCATCGGCAGCGGCCCCACGCTCAACGACGCGACGAAGGTGGGCCTGCAACGCGCCGCCGACGTGACCGGTCTGCCCTACGACGAAATCCTCAACCGCGCGACCATCGCGGGCTCGATCGAAATCAGCCGCTTGCCCGGCGTGGTACGCGTGACGTTCATGTGCCCGCTCGCGGTGCTCGACCGCATTGGCCTCGGTCAGATCGCGCGCGAGCAATACGGCATCGACCAATAA
- a CDS encoding response regulator transcription factor: protein MTEELHPTVYIVDDDQSVRSSLEWLLQSVGYRTASFASGRDFLAAINADVPGCLLLDVRMPQIGGFELQARLNEMRFSLPIIFLTAHGDIPMTVRALKSGAYEFLEKPYNDQTLIDKVNEALRVSLDAYESRHSRINADQLLATLSPREREVVNKMVEGKSSKLIARELDISFKTVEVHRANIREKLKIGSVADLVRMVLGT from the coding sequence ATGACTGAAGAACTTCACCCCACGGTCTATATCGTCGACGACGACCAGTCGGTGCGCAGCTCGCTCGAATGGCTGTTGCAGTCGGTCGGCTATCGCACCGCGAGCTTCGCGAGCGGCCGCGACTTTCTCGCCGCGATCAATGCGGATGTGCCCGGCTGTTTATTGCTCGACGTGCGCATGCCGCAGATCGGCGGCTTCGAATTGCAGGCGCGTTTGAACGAAATGCGCTTCTCGCTGCCGATCATCTTTCTCACCGCGCACGGCGACATTCCCATGACCGTGCGCGCGCTCAAAAGCGGCGCTTACGAATTCCTCGAGAAGCCGTACAACGATCAAACCCTGATCGACAAGGTCAACGAGGCGTTGCGCGTGAGTCTCGACGCCTACGAGTCGCGCCATTCGCGCATCAACGCCGATCAATTGCTCGCCACTCTTTCGCCGCGCGAACGCGAGGTGGTAAACAAGATGGTCGAAGGGAAGTCGAGCAAGCTCATCGCACGCGAACTCGACATCAGCTTCAAGACCGTGGAAGTGCATCGCGCGAACATCCGCGAAAAGCTCAAGATCGGCTCGGTGGCCGATCTCGTTCGCATGGTGCTCGGGACTTAG
- a CDS encoding winged helix DNA-binding protein: MTEPSRKATKKTAAAKHRWHLAQSDFGVEITDLEYAVMRLDQSFERWQSECMAAVTGIAMSGQENALVHVIHMHEQPKTIRDLLQLTNRQDVANMQYELRKLIKAGLIDKSGSARTGVYYATTTEGARVCEQYALLREAVLLKMAEATAGIKVAAARATACLEQLERVYETSTREVATFHRQR; encoded by the coding sequence ATGACCGAGCCATCACGCAAAGCCACGAAAAAAACCGCTGCCGCGAAGCACCGCTGGCATCTGGCACAAAGCGACTTCGGCGTCGAGATCACCGACCTCGAGTACGCCGTCATGCGGCTCGACCAGTCGTTCGAGCGCTGGCAATCCGAATGTATGGCCGCCGTGACCGGCATCGCGATGAGCGGCCAGGAAAACGCGCTCGTGCACGTGATTCACATGCACGAACAGCCCAAAACGATTCGCGATCTGCTACAGCTCACCAACCGGCAGGACGTGGCCAATATGCAGTACGAACTGCGCAAGCTCATCAAGGCCGGCCTGATCGACAAATCGGGCTCGGCGCGCACGGGCGTGTACTACGCCACCACGACCGAAGGCGCGCGCGTGTGCGAGCAATACGCGCTACTGCGCGAAGCCGTGCTGCTCAAGATGGCCGAGGCAACGGCGGGCATCAAGGTGGCCGCCGCGCGTGCGACGGCCTGCCTCGAACAACTCGAACGCGTGTACGAAACGTCCACGCGCGAGGTCGCCACGTTCCATCGGCAGCGCTAA